The stretch of DNA ACAATTTCAGCATGTATTCCTGACTCTTCCTGAACTTCTCTAATAGCGGCAAGCTCTTTAGTTTCATTATTTTCAAGTCTACCTTTTGGCAAAACCCATTCATTGCTAAATTTCTTCAACAGTAGAAATTCACCATTATGAATAACAACTCCACCGGCACTAACTTCTAGCATAAATCCTCCTATTATCATATCTCATATCTTCTTAATATTATAACACGAATTGAAAGTACATTCAAATTACGAGCACTTAATAAAATTCTATCTTATGAAAATATATAATTAACATCCTATTAGATTATGATTGATTATATTAGAAGAATTATGATATAATATGTCTTGTGTATTTTAAATAAAAAAAGGAGATTATAAATGAAATTAGGAATAGTTGGACTACCAAATGTTGGTAAAAGTACATTATTTAATGCAATTACTAAAGCCGGAGCAGAATCAGCAAATTATCCTTTCTGTACTATAGATCCTAATGTGGGTCTTGTAAATGTACCTGATGAAAGATTACATAAATTGACAGAACTTTACAATTCAAAAAAGACAATTCCTGCAGTAATTGAATTTTATGATATTGCAGGTCTTGTAAAAGGAGCCAGTAAAGGTGAAGGTCTAGGAAATAAATTCTTATCTCATATTAGAGAAGTTGACGCTATTGTTGAAGTTATAAGATGTTTTGAAGATGAAAATATTGTCCATGTAGATGGAGAAGTTAATCCCCTAAGAGATGTTGAAACTATCAACTTAGAACTTATATTATCTGACCTTGAACTTGTTGAAAAGAGATTAGAAAAAGCTAGAAAATCACTAAAAGGAAATAAAAGTTTTAAAGAGGAAGTTGACCTTTTAGAAAAAATATTACCTGTTTTAGAAGAAGGAAAATCCATTAGATCTTTAAGTTTTAACGATAATGAAAAAGCAATTTTAAAAAACTTTTCTCTCCTTAGTGTAAAGCCCATAATTTATGTTGCAAATGTAAATGAAGACGATATGCTTGATGAAGGAAAAAGCAATGAATATGTAAAAGTATTAAATGATTTTGCAAAGCAAGAAAATTCTGGAATCGTAGTAATTAGTGCTCAAATAGAAAAAGAAATTTCAGAACTTGAAGATGATGAACAAATTGAATTTTTAAATGATTTAGGCATATCTGAAAGCGGTGTTTCAAAGTTAATAAAGGAAAGTTACAATCTTTTAGGTCTTATGAGCTTTTTAACAGCAGGTCCGGAAGAAACAAGAGCTTGGACAATTAAAATTGGAACAAATGCTGTAAATGCTGCCGGAAAAATACATTCAGATATTCAAAGGGGCTTTATCAGAGCTGAAATAGTAAATTATGATGATTTAATCTCTCTAGGCAGTATGGTTGCTGCAAGAGAAAAAGGTCTTGTAAGACTTGAAGGAAAAGAATATATTATGCAAGATGGAGATGTAGTATATTTTAGATTTAATGTATAGAAAACAATTAAAAAAATTAGAACGAAAAAGACTGTGCGATTACAACACAGTCTTTTTTGATATAAAACAATAAATTTTTAATCGTTCCACATACATTAAATTAGTAATAAAAAATTTTATTTTCCTAAAATTTCTTTTACTTCTTCATCTTTTAATTCATAATTGTAAAATAATTTATAGAATTCTTTTACCTCTTTCTCCATATCATATTTATATACTTCAGGATAAACTAAATTACCAAGCCATTTCATTCCAATTACTCTATTTGCTGCAGGTGGTCTTCCGAAAAAGTTATATGGTCCGCTAGGCGCATAGAAAACTTTATTTTCCTTTACAGCTTTTAGAGTTTTAAAAGTTGCTTCACCTTTAATTTGTTCAGCTAATTCTTTTGATTCAAAAATTAAGAAATCCGGATTTACTTCTGATAATTTTTCAAAAGGAATTTCATTTCCTGAACCACCTTGAACTTTTTCCACAGTAATTGGATTTTGAGCACCGATAAACTCTATAATATCAGCGTGAATAGAACCTTTTGCATTTGCAAATAATCCTGTTTTTCCTCCACCATAATAAACTTTTTTAACATCTTTTATCTTCGCTTTGTTTTCTTCAATTTCCTTATATGTCTTCTTAATATATTCAGAAAGCTCTTTTCCTCTTTCCTTATTTCCTAAAACTTCAGCAAGTCTTTCAAATGCTTCCGGTAATTTATCAAGAGTTAATTCTATGAAAACTACAGGAATCTTTAATTGTTCTTGAAGCTTATTTAAATCTTCTTCAATTCCCTTTTTCTTTTCACCCATATCAATTATTACATCAGGTTTCGCATTGATAACCGCTTCCATATTTAGATTTGCTTTTTTGCCATAAAACGCACCAAATTCCGGTAATTTTTTCAAATCTTCCGAAATGTATTTTTCTGTACTTTTGGAAAATTTTGATGCAATGCCTACTAATTTATTTGGCTCATAAATATGCAACATAACTTGTGCAGGATTTCCCGACGGAGCGACCCTTGTTATGTTTTGTTTTAAAGTAACTTCTCTACCCAAGTCATCTTTAAAAACTCTTGTTTCATTTTTTGTTTCTGTTTGTTGTTTTTCTTCCTTCTTTTCTGCCGGTTTTGAACAAGCTGTAAAAAGAAGTCCAAAAGTTAAACAAAGCGCCAGAACTCTTTTAATTTTTTTCATATATCCTCCTTTTCCACTATTACAATGGCTGTATTTTTAGGTTTACAATAATACTTTGTAAAAATTTCACCATTGTAATTGTAATTTATATCTTTTACATTAGATACCAAATTAATTCCTTCTTCTCCATACCATTTTTCTAAATACTTCATAACCTCTGCATCATCTTTTAATGGCTGACCAAATTCAAAAGTTTGTCTGTAAATTTTATAAGGTATTTTTCTATCATCCAAAAATTTACAAATATCCTGAATCGTATTTTTTTTG from Parvimonas micra encodes:
- the ychF gene encoding redox-regulated ATPase YchF, whose translation is MKLGIVGLPNVGKSTLFNAITKAGAESANYPFCTIDPNVGLVNVPDERLHKLTELYNSKKTIPAVIEFYDIAGLVKGASKGEGLGNKFLSHIREVDAIVEVIRCFEDENIVHVDGEVNPLRDVETINLELILSDLELVEKRLEKARKSLKGNKSFKEEVDLLEKILPVLEEGKSIRSLSFNDNEKAILKNFSLLSVKPIIYVANVNEDDMLDEGKSNEYVKVLNDFAKQENSGIVVISAQIEKEISELEDDEQIEFLNDLGISESGVSKLIKESYNLLGLMSFLTAGPEETRAWTIKIGTNAVNAAGKIHSDIQRGFIRAEIVNYDDLISLGSMVAAREKGLVRLEGKEYIMQDGDVVYFRFNV
- a CDS encoding ABC transporter substrate-binding protein is translated as MKKIKRVLALCLTFGLLFTACSKPAEKKEEKQQTETKNETRVFKDDLGREVTLKQNITRVAPSGNPAQVMLHIYEPNKLVGIASKFSKSTEKYISEDLKKLPEFGAFYGKKANLNMEAVINAKPDVIIDMGEKKKGIEEDLNKLQEQLKIPVVFIELTLDKLPEAFERLAEVLGNKERGKELSEYIKKTYKEIEENKAKIKDVKKVYYGGGKTGLFANAKGSIHADIIEFIGAQNPITVEKVQGGSGNEIPFEKLSEVNPDFLIFESKELAEQIKGEATFKTLKAVKENKVFYAPSGPYNFFGRPPAANRVIGMKWLGNLVYPEVYKYDMEKEVKEFYKLFYNYELKDEEVKEILGK